The Carassius auratus strain Wakin chromosome 27, ASM336829v1, whole genome shotgun sequence genome includes a region encoding these proteins:
- the LOC113046177 gene encoding gastrula zinc finger protein XlCGF8.2DB-like, producing MEFVKEESDAETCGEKEEETEEQRDLVEVKEESEELNEGEEKRQNQEPQCFISGEKSLSFSQSESNSSPETTEPNNSFMCPQCGKSFTCKRDLKRHIRIHTGEKPFLCSQCEKSFANSGDLKRHLRIHSGEKPFSCPQCTKSFTQKEGLKEHMKIHSGEKPFACMLCGKSFTHQNSLKRHMKVHSGEKLHQCPECGRRFSEACNLKTHLLSHTGERPFHCQRCDKKFFLAVHLKTHMRIHEDERRYVCSFCGKSFLWLNGFKDHQKIHTGEKPYECQDCGSTFTRAGELKVHERVHTGEKPYKCSHCEKSFTVSGALKVHERVHTGEKPYLCPSCGKTFSRYGNLGKHLKKACPKLRQ from the exons ATGGAGTtcgttaaagaggagagtgatgCAGAAACAtgtggagagaaagaggaagaaactGAGGAACAGAGAG acctCGTGGAAGTGAAAGAGGAAAGTGAAGAACTGAATGAAGGGGAGGAGAAACGGCAGAATCAGGAACCTCAGTGTTTCATAAGTGGAGAGAAATCTCTTAGTTTCTCTCAGAGTGAAAGTAATTCCTCGCCAGAGACAACAGAGCCCAATAATTCTTTCATGtgtcctcagtgtggaaagagctttacTTGTAAAAGAGATCTTAAGAGACACATAaggattcacaccggagagaaaccgttCCTGTGCTCTCAGTGCGAAAAGAGTTTTGCAAATTCAGGAGATCTGAAGAGACACTTAAGAATTCACTCCGGAGAGAAGCCTTTCTCCTGCCCTCAGTGCACAAAGAGCTTCACGCAGAAGGAAGGACTGAAGGAACACATGAAAATACACTCCGGAGAGAAACCTTTTGCATGCATGttgtgcgggaagagtttcacacatcAAAACAGCTTAAAAAGACACATGAAGGTCCATTCAGGAGAGAAGTTACACCAGTGTCCTGAATGCGGCAGGAGGTTTTCAGAGGCCTGCAATCTCAAAACTCACCTGCTCTCTCACACCGGAGAAAGACCCTTTCACTGTCAGCGCTGCGACAAGAAGTTTTTCCTGGCCGTGCACCTCAAAACACACATGAGGATCCACGAGGACGAGCGGCGATACGTGTGTTCATTCTGCGGGAAGAGCTTTCTGTGGCTTAATGGGTTTAAAGAccatcagaaaatacatactggCGAGAAACCCTACGAGTGTCAGGACTGTGGAAGTACTTTCACTAGAGCCGGTGAACTGAAAGTGCATGAACGggtccacactggagaaaaaccctACAAGTGTTCCCACTGTGAGAAGAGCTTCACAGTTTCAGGAGCCCTTAAAGTGCATGAGAGggttcacaccggagagaaaccgtacCTCTGTCCATCCTGCGGGAAAACGTTCAGCCGATATGGAAATCTAGGGAAGCATTTAAAAAAGGCTTGTCCAAAGCTGAGACAGTGA
- the LOC113046173 gene encoding gastrula zinc finger protein XlCGF52.1-like isoform X2 — MEFVKEKREGMSDEEDTCGEEEEENKQRGLMEVKEERQEINEVEEKDQQEEPHQFINAKQSCSCSQNDNNQSQETSQRTEAQNLFTCSQCGKSFTRKGHLRIHTIIHTGERPYTCPQCSKSFTCKGSLKDHFKIHSGEKPFTCPQCGWSFARQEDLKRHIRIHTGEKPFPCSQCGKSFTSSGDLKRHLRIHSGEKPFSCPQCTKSFTQKEGLKEHMKIHSGEKLFTCMLCGKSFTHQRSLKRHMKVHSGEKLHQCPECGRRFSEACNLKTHLLSHTGERPFHCQRCDKKFFLAVHLKTHMRIHEDERRYVCSFCGKSFLWLHGFKDHQKTHIGEKPYECQDCGKTFARAAELKVHERIHTGEKPYKCSHCEKSFTQSSGLKVHERVHTGEKPYLCPSCGKTFSRYGSLGKHLKKACPKLKK, encoded by the exons GCCTGATGGAAGTGAAAGAGGAACGTCAAGAGATAAATGAAGTGGAGGAGAAAGATCAGCAGGAGGAACCTCATCAGTTCATAAATGCAAAACAGTCTTGTAGTTGTTCACAGAACGATAATAATCAATCACAAGAAACATCTCAAAGAACAGAAGCCCAAAACCTGTtcacctgctctcagtgtggaaagagtttcacacgtAAGGGACACCTGAGGATCCACACGATCATCCACACAGGTGAGAGACCATACACCTGTCCTCAGTGCTCCAAGAGCTTCACCTGCAAAGGAAGCCTGAAGGATCACTTCAAGATCCACTCTGGAGAAAAGCCTTTTACCTGTCCTCAGTGCGGATGGAGTTTTGCACGTCAAGAAGATCTTAAAAGGCACATAaggattcacaccggagagaaaccattcccatgctctcagtgtggaaaaagCTTCACTAGTTCAGGAGATCTGAAGAGACACTTAAGAATTCACTCCGGAGAGAAGCCTTTCTCCTGCCCTCAGTGCACAAAGAGCTTCACGCAGAAGGAAGGACTGAAGGAACACATGAAAATACACTCCGGAGAGAAGCTTTTCACGTGTATGttgtgcgggaagagtttcacacatcAGCGGAGCTTAAAAAGACACATGAAG GTCCATTCAGGAGAGAAGTTACACCAGTGTCCTGAATGCGGCAGGAGGTTTTCAGAGGCCTGCAATCTCAAAACTCACCTGCTCTCTCACACCGGAGAGAGACCCTTTCACTGTCAGCGCTGCGACAAGAAGTTTTTCCTGGCGGTGCACCTCAAAACACACATGAGGATCCACGAGGACGAGCGGCGATACGTGTGTTCATTCTGCGGGAAGAGCTTTCTGTGGCTGCACGGGTTTAAAGACCATCAGAAAACTCATATCGGCGAGAAACCCTACGAGTGTCAGGACTGTGGGAAGACCTTCGCTAGAGCCGCCGAGCTGAAAGTGCATGAAcggatccacaccggagagaaaccctACAAGTGTTCCCACTGTGAGAAGAGCTTCACTCAGTCATCAGGACTGAAAGTGCACGAGAGagtccacaccggagagaaaccgtacCTCTGTCCTTCCTGCGGGAAGACCTTCAGCCGATACGGGAGTctgggaaaacatttaaaaaaggctTGTCCAAAGCTGAAGAAGTGA
- the LOC113046173 gene encoding gastrula zinc finger protein XlCGF57.1-like isoform X1, producing the protein MEFVKEKREGMSDEEDTCGEEEEENKQRGLMEVKEERQEINEVEEKDQQEEPHQFINAKQSCSCSQNDNNQSQETSQRTEAQNLFTCSQCGKSFTRKGHLRIHTIIHTGERPYTCPQCSKSFTCKGSLKDHFKIHSGEKPFTCPQCGWSFARQEDLKRHIRIHTGEKPFPCSQCGKSFTSSGDLKRHLRIHSGEKPFSCPQCTKSFTQKEGLKEHMKIHSGEKLFTCMLCGKSFTHQRSLKRHMKVHSGEKLHQCPECGRRFSEACNLKTHLLSHTGERPFHCQRCDKKFFLAVHLKTHMRIHEDERRYVCSFCGKSFLWLNGFKDHQKTHIGEKPYECQDCGSTFTRAGELKVHERVHTGEKPYKCSHCEKSFTQSGALKIHERVHTGEKPYLCPSCGKTFSRYGNLGKHLKKACPKLRQ; encoded by the coding sequence GCCTGATGGAAGTGAAAGAGGAACGTCAAGAGATAAATGAAGTGGAGGAGAAAGATCAGCAGGAGGAACCTCATCAGTTCATAAATGCAAAACAGTCTTGTAGTTGTTCACAGAACGATAATAATCAATCACAAGAAACATCTCAAAGAACAGAAGCCCAAAACCTGTtcacctgctctcagtgtggaaagagtttcacacgtAAGGGACACCTGAGGATCCACACGATCATCCACACAGGTGAGAGACCATACACCTGTCCTCAGTGCTCCAAGAGCTTCACCTGCAAAGGAAGCCTGAAGGATCACTTCAAGATCCACTCTGGAGAAAAGCCTTTTACCTGTCCTCAGTGCGGATGGAGTTTTGCACGTCAAGAAGATCTTAAAAGGCACATAaggattcacaccggagagaaaccattcccatgctctcagtgtggaaaaagCTTCACTAGTTCAGGAGATCTGAAGAGACACTTAAGAATTCACTCCGGAGAGAAGCCTTTCTCCTGCCCTCAGTGCACAAAGAGCTTCACGCAGAAGGAAGGACTGAAGGAACACATGAAAATACACTCCGGAGAGAAGCTTTTCACGTGTATGttgtgcgggaagagtttcacacatcAGCGGAGCTTAAAAAGACACATGAAGGTCCATTCAGGAGAGAAGTTACACCAGTGTCCTGAATGCGGCAGGAGGTTTTCAGAGGCCTGCAATCTCAAAACTCACCTGCTCTCTCACACCGGAGAAAGACCCTTTCACTGTCAGCGCTGCGACAAGAAGTTTTTCCTGGCGGTGCACCTCAAAACACACATGAGGATCCACGAGGACGAGCGGCGATACGTGTGTTCATTCTGCGGGAAGAGCTTTCTGTGGCTTAATGGGTTTAAAGACCATCAGAAAACTCATATCGGTGAGAAACCCTACGAGTGTCAGGACTGTGGAAGTACTTTCACTAGAGCCGGTGAACTGAAAGTGCATGAACGggtccacactggagaaaaaccctACAAGTGTTCCCACTGTGAGAAGAGCTTCACTCAGTCAGGAGCGCTAAAAATTCATGAGAGggttcacaccggagagaaaccgtacCTCTGTCCTTCCTGCGGGAAAACGTTCAGCCGATATGGAAATCTAGGGAAGCATTTAAAAAAGGCTTGTCCAAAGCTGAGACAGTGA